The window ATATTATTGATTAATTGGATGTCAGGGAAACCATTGTCATATCTTATTCGCAAAAGTTATGAATCTTATAAAAGAAATCGTTATAATAAGAAACTTCCTGCGGTGATTAGAGAGGTAATGGAAAATGTGGAAAGTTTTGTTAGATATCAATTTGCCAAAGATTCGAGCTGTTATGTTGATATACTTCGATATGTTCTTGAGATAAACAATAAGCAGGAACTATTGGAAAGTATTCCTCAATTAAATCTTTGGTTGGAGTTTGGAGTGTCTCAAAAGACACATCTCTCATTATTGGCTTTAGGCTTAAGTCGTAATACCGTTCTTGAATTGACAGATCGTACTATATCAACGGAAAAATCGAAAGAAGAGTGCTTGACCTGGTTAAGGTCATTAAATCTTGATGAATTAGAATTATCTCCGATAATCATTGATGATATTAAGAAGGTGCTGTAGTATATGGTGATATAAAAATGCGTTACAAATTATCAAAAAACAACTTGTTGTTGTGATGATACAAAAAGAATTATGGCAAAGAATATAGAAATACGAAATAGTACAGCAGAGTTCCTCATTTTCATGCTTGAAGGCAAAGAAGATGGGATTCAGGTGATGTATAAGTGTGAAACCATTTGGGCAACGCAGAAAGCTATATCGCAGCTCTTTGATGTGGGCGTGCCAGCAATCAGTAAGCACCTTAAAAAAATCTTTGAGAGTGGTGAATTGGTTGAAAACTCAGTTGTTTCCATTTTGGAAACAACTGCTTCAGATGGCAAAAATTATAACACAACCTTCTATAATCTTGATGCCATTATTAGTGTCGGGTATCGAGTCAATTCTGTTCGTGCCACTCAGTTCCGTCAGTGGTGTACGTTTGTACTCCGGCAGTTTGCCATTCGTGGATATGTGCTTGATCATAAGCGAATGGAGAACGGGTCCTTCTTGGGCGTGGATTACTTTGAGCATTTGCTTGCCGAAATAAGGGAGATAAGGCTGAGTGAGCGTCGTTTTTATCAGAAACTCACGGATATCTATGCTACGGCAATAGACTATAACAAGGATGCTCCGACAACCCGTCTTTTCTTCAAGAAGGTACAGAACAAAATGCACTATGCTGTGCATGGGCATACCGCTGCGGAACTGATTGTAGAACGGGCCAATGCAGATAAAGAACACATGGGATTGACCACATGGGAGAATGCTCCGAATGGAAAAATTGTCAAAACTGACGTGTCTGTAGCAAAGAATTATTTACGAGAAAAAGAATTGGAAGAAATGGGCAGGATAGTCAATGCTTCGCTTGATATGGCAGAAAGTATGGCTATGCGTCATATACCTATGACAATGGAAGATTGGGCAAAGCGAATAGATAAATTCATTAATTTATTTGATGGCCCGATATTGCAGGATAGCGGAAAAGTTTCTGCCGAATATGCCAAAGAGTTTGCTGAATCAGAGTTTGAAAAATACAGAGTCATTCAAGACCGTCTTTTCCAATCGGACTTTGATAGATTTGAGGATAACAGCCTTCCTCCATTGGATGTAGAATGATATGGAGGTGAAAAGCGACGAGTTTCAATCCTGATTTTCAGGTTTAAGGCTCTTCGCTTTGTAGTTATCTGCTATTGGGGCTTGTTCAATACTTTTAAAAGAAGTATCATTGTGGTAATTCCGGCTGCGGCAAGCAGAATAGTCCATAAAACAGCCTTCCAAATCAATACCGAGTGCAAAACATCTGTATTAGCCACTATGATGCTGGCGAAAAAAGAAGAGAGGGCAACCAGAATGATAATCAGAATATAGAATACCAAATGCGGTATGAGAACATAGCTGTCTGCCTGGTGGATTTTCCGTTCAGTTTCATCCCATTTGTCTTGAATTTGGCAAAGGTACTTATCAAGTACAGATTGCCCGAATTTTTCGGCTTGTTCCTGCATACTTTGGGCAATAGTTAACTTATACTCCTGTAGAAATTTAAGTAAATTTACCAGATTTATACTCATCTCATGCACATTGTCATTCAGGTTGGCAAGTTCCTTGGCGTTCACATCAAGTAGTTGCTTCTCTTCTTCCAGATATTCATTCTTGGGAGTGTTTTTTATGGATTCCGCTTCATTCATTTCTGCGGAAAAATCGAATTTCTTTTTCATGCTTGACTTCATAGGCTTATCGTTTCAATCCTGTTTTCGGTTTCTTTCCTAATGAACGACTGGCAGCACGGGCACATCTGCGAGCCCATTGCAAATCGTCTTCGTTTTTGTCTCTCCACGGAAGGTCGCTTTGAGAACCTCCACCACCGCCTCCGGTTGTTATATTCGGCGTTTCGAGCAGTCCCACAAAAATAGCCATAGCCATATCGGTAAGCTCCTTACAGTTGGAAACGAACCTGTAATCAAACTCGTCATTGAAGTAGTTAAGCACTTTTTCCGGAATATAGAACTTGTGCTCCTTGCCTTCATGAGTCAGGGCATAGGGAATCATATCCAAACGGTCTGTGCGATATTGGGTATAGTCAATAGGAGCCACCTTATGTCTGTTCGATTGCTGTACGACTTGGGGAGTATTGCTCTTGGTAGTAACAGGCTGGTGGTGTAGCTTCTTCCATGTCGCAGGAAGTTTCGAGATCATTAGGTTCCTGCCGATTCCCAATTCGGAAGCCTTGTATTTGGTGTTCCCATTCACAAGCGCATAACCATGAAGAATACCTTTCTTATCTTCTCTTTCATGTACTGTATAGCCTTTCCGTATAAGGGCATTTTTGTACTCTTCCCATGACCATGATTGCATTGATTTCAGCGTATCCATGCAGTCACGATTCACTTGGTGAATATTGGAATTCCTGACTTGCGCTGCCGTTGTCCAGCCTCGTTTCTTTGCCACCCGTTCCGCTGCACGTTGCGCGCGAAGATGAATGTTATGGTCGTTGTTGATATTGCTGTTCTCATCCATGCGGCAAACCGCAGCATGAAGGTGGGGAACTTCGCCTTTAGATTCCGTATGAAGCCAAACCGAGTATTTGCTACCAGCCAAATTAGTCGGACATGAACGGACTTTCCTGTCCTTGCCGGTAATCACTTGTTTGTCGAATTCCTCAGCGAAATCCTGCCAGAGTTTTTGCCAGTCCTCGATGTCAAAGAATTGGGTATGTTCAGGCGAAGGACTCAGTTCGATTCTGATAACAGAGTTCTTGATCGGCCGATGTTGGGATAAGGTCAACTGCATGGAGTTCCATATCCCCATAGCGTCCGGTTCTGAGTGCAACAGATTGTCCAATACCCGATAAATTTTTTCCGGATGTTTCTTGTGTTGTGATTCGCCGGTAATGTAACGGAGGTCGTTTATTCCGTGCGATATGGCTTTTGCTTTTGCAATCATTCTTCTTCGGATTTAGCGTTAGACGGAATTTTGTTATGCTCTTTTACGGCATTCAGAAACTGGCAAACGCTTTCGGCTACATTGCCAAGTTCCTTGAGCCAGCCGACCATAAACGGAATCTGATTAAACATTATCATGCGTTGCTTTGTGGACATTCCGTGAAGTGCGGAGGTGTATTTAACAAGGTCTGACCGACAGTTATCCAAATTTTGCAACAGTGCCGCTTCTTCTTTTGTAAGCCTCGCTTTGGGCTTGAAGTTATAGGCACACGACAATATGTAATCGCTTACGGTCATACCGCATTGTGCTGCCAGTGATTTTATATGCTCTTTCTGACGGGGAGTAACTTTCGCTCCGATGAAGACGCATCTTGTTTCGTTAGAGGAACCTAATGAATTTTCAGTATTTTCTTTCATATAAATTGTTCTATAATGGTAAATAGGTGCGAGCTTGCGAGTACCGCATCGGCGAAAGAACTGAGCAGGCAAGAGCGCCAATGTACAACCGGAACGCAGTGAGGTTATACCTTGGCATATCTTGCAATAGTTACCTGTTGATACTTCCCTGCAAGCCATGTCGAATGTGGATATGGAATCGGCATTCGGATAGTAAGATATATCTCTAAAAGAGGGGAGAGTATGACTATCTTACATTATGTTATCTTGCCTACTTTGCTTTATTCCTATATATACGCCCCGACAATAAAGTAAAGTTGAACTCAGTAATGGCATTCGGGATTGATTTTATATTCTTTCCCCTCTTTTATCACCATCCGCTTGTTGCCGAGGAAGGTGGCTACCTTGACCGCCTTGTTATGACCAAGTTTTACACCTTGCAATCCGTACTCCTCTTTCAACCGTTCCAAATAATCACCATAATTATTGATAGTGCCATTCGCAAAAGTGGCATCCAATGCTGCGCGATGTACATTCTCCGGAATTTCTTTGTACGGATCAAACGGTTCTTTGGTCGGACGCCCTATCTTCTTTTCTCTGGGCAGATAAGGTTCTACCAGTTCAGGCAAACCCTCTTCGTTTATGCGGAAAGCGAAAGGCTCAAACTCACGGTCACGAATATGCACGGCTTCGACCACACTTATGCTTTTGTCCTCTTTATCCACCTTGACCTGCATGATGGTTTCCGCCTTATTATTGAGTTTCGTGCCGATGTGACCACGGGCATGTTCATCATTCTTGTTCTGATGCAGGACAGTATGGATGTGTATCTGTCTGTCATCCGTCCACTGCATGAATTTGGAGATGATATCGGTAGATTCACCGGGAGAATTGATGTCATACAGGAAATCACGAATGCCATCTAGATGACCAATCCCAAATCCGGTATTGTGCCAATGGCTTGTTCGACTATCGCCAGACGTAGTTTAGGGGAAAACTTGCGTAGAGCCAGCATGAGCAGATTATCCGGCTTCTTGTCTTCAGGCAATTCAGCCAAACGTAGGATTCGTTTCAATATCTGTTGGCAATGATGTCGTCCTTGCTCCGTGTCTATGTACAGAATATTCCGCTTATTCTCGGGGAAAGTGGATCGATAATGAAGAACTGTGTTGCCTCTCAATGCCGATGCGACAATAGCTGAGACATTGAACGTTTTCTTACTTTTAGCCTTACCTATGGAAGCACTGAAATTGCCTAATGTGCCTATAACTGCATCGTCCACCATCAGCACCACAGGTGACTGTTCGTATGCACTTGTCACGCTCACTATTGACTCCTCCACGTAAACTGCCAACTCCTCACGTGAAGGAGTCGTATTATCCGCCTTCTCCATCGTTACCAGTTTTTAGAGTTCGGTTTACGACGATGGGATGCGAGCATGGACTCGTTCTCTTCCTCAAAACTTTGCGGTGCTGGATTTCTTCGGGAGGATTCCAGCCATCTGTCCAGCTCATCACGATAGATATAGAGATGCTTCCCTTGTTTGATAACCGGAATGTCATCCTTTTTGACCTTGTAATAAAAGGTTGACAACGGCATTTTAAGATAGTTGCAAGCCTCCTGTACGGTCATGGGGACGTGCGTGTTCTCTTTGGTTTCGTACTGCTGGGAAAATTTCTCCGTAAGCAGTTTTTCCATACTTGCGATTCTGTCGCATAGTTCGCCTACCACAGTCGGCAGGTCGTTGAATGTCAGTTATACTCTTTTAATCGTTTAATATGCTGCGAACCAACTCAATGAAACCTTGCAGAACAATACAGACCGGATTAATTATTTCATCTGCATACGTTTTTTATTGTGAGTCATCATTATCTGCATCCAAATGGAAACGATAGTCGCCTTTATCGGGTACATCAATGGGAATCTGACTTGTAACATGGTCTCTCAAATTGAGCCTGAGATATTCATGTGTAGCGTTTACGAGTTCGTGTGGAAATGACGCCTTGATAAAAGCTGCTCTTTTTACCAAGGGTATTCCCAAGCGTTCACCTACATTCCATGCCAGATGGCGAAGTCCCGGCGACCTCAGCGGATTGTCTATATTTGAGCGAATGGGCTTGTATAAGTCATATCTACCACAAGCCATATATTCTATATTGGAAATGAGGATTGAAATAGCTTCTTTAGACAGATAGGGAGCGGTTTTAATAGTTACATATTCACGAATAGCATTCATGACTTCTACTTGTCTTTCTGCTTCTTTCTTTTTGATGTTCTCCAACAGTGTGTCATAATTATCTATAACTGAGTCATTGGGCTGTTCAATGGTTTGAACTTCATTTGCACAATCGTCTTTTATCTCGAAATCAGAGTCAAAAACAAGCGGAGATTGCCAACCAAAAGAAAAATCGATTGGATTCTTCGTCAGCCATTTATAGAAAGATCGTTGTAACAGACCGCATAATAAAATTGTTGTTACAAGTCCGAGTATTAGCGGAGTTGTTATCTTCATGATATTGATCTCGTGGCAGGCGAAAAGATAAGTGTCTATCGCAGTATAGGTGATTACCGACAGCGCAAGAACAAAGTTTATTCTTTGAGTACGAATTCGAGTCCTATTTGTCATATACAGTTAATGTTGGGAGTGATTATGCCGCAAAGTTATGTGCCGTATTCCAGATACTTATAATTGGTGATGACAAACCGCCCAATATTGGTAAAAATAATAGGTATAGTATGATTTTGGGCTAAAAATCATACTATACCTGTACAAATGGAGGCTAAAATCGTTATCAATCTTTCCTTGTCAGGGTAATTTTCTTGCTGGCTTCCCGTTTGTTGGCATCGACCACCTTGATATACCTTTGCGTGGTGGTGATACTCTTGTGCGCCATGATGCTCTGTATGGTGCGGATGTCCGTCCCAGCAGCAGCTTGTAGCGAGGCGAATGTTCTCCGGTACGAGTGGAATGTGATGTCCTTGGTAATTCCGGCAGAACGAATCCACTCTTTCATCGGGATTTGCGTCCAGCTACGCATAAGTCCCTTGAATACCAAACCTTTCTTTTCAGAACTATAGCCTATCAATCCCAATGCCTCCTCGCTGATGGGAATGATGTCTTCCGCTTTGTTCTTTTGCGTAATGATGTGTACGCATTTCCCTCCGGCTGAGTAGTCTACAATATCTTCCCAGTATAGGGCGAGAATATCACTGATACGTAAACTGGTCATACAGGCAAACAGCGATGCGATTTTCAGAATAGGTTTCTTACAAGGTGTTTCGGCCAACTTGTACAGCTCCTCTACCGACAAGGCTTCTTTCATTACATCCTCTGTCTCTATCTTTTCCAAAAAATCATTGACATTGGTCTTTATCATTCCATTACGGTAGAGAATTTTCAGGAATCCCCTGAAAGTAGACCAATATCCTGATGCGGAGTTCCGTGTGATGGGTCCATTGCGCCTCAGCTTTTTGGCACTCAGCAAGTATTCCCGAAATTTGTTACATAGGTCGATGTCAATCTCCTCAAAGGTACATTTGTCATGTACGAAGTTTCTGAAATGGAGATAGACGAACTCCCATTTCTGGTCATGCTTACGGAGCTGTTTGCGATAATACTCCAAGAAATCGGCTTTGAGTTTGTACCTGTCGAAGAAATCATACCGTTCATTCACCACAGATTCAAACCTACGGCAACGTATGGCTTCGGCTTTCTCGGTCATTACTTCGTTGAAGTTCTGTTCACGCTTGTTTCTCGGATTGGCATATACGTAAATACCAAGCGACTCATGGCGGATAACTTTCATTGTTTCCTTGTCTCTATACCCAGGATAATAATCCAGATAAAACGACAGCATCCTGTTTTTCAAAGGACGAGTTCTTAATGTTACGGTTTTACAATCGTTCATAGTGTTATATTTTTTATGGTTGTTATTAATTCGCTGGCAAATCACTGTAATGTAACCATGCAGACCACCTTCAGTGAAGATTAATTTTGGAATAATTTACGGTAGCCTATAATCAGGTTACTTACGGACACCCATAACCCGGTCAAAGTCCACTTTCAGGAAGCGGACGAAGCGCCCGTTCTTCTCTCGGCTGATCTGATGGAATTGCAGAATATTATAAACCGAGTTACGGGAGAGTTTGAATTTTTCCATTGCCTCCTTGACGGTGTAGTATTCGGCCTTGCTCTCCTCCGCGCTGCTCTTCGAGAGGTCGAAGTGTAGCTTCGAGTAGTAGATCTGCCCGTGTTCTTTTTTCGATGGGATATTGTTGCGGTAGACGTGCGAGCGGATGGCGATGCGGGTCATGCCGTATTTCTCCTGAATCTCTTCGGGCGTGTACCACTCCGTCAGGTCGGAATCCACCTCATACTTGGCAAAGGCGGCGTCGATATGCTTCTTGCTGTAATAGTTGAACTGGCGGATTCTCACTTTCGGGACCTTGTGCTGTCGTGTATAAGTCCATACCCATTTGGCATTGACCTTATATTTCTGTGCAATCTCTTCGGCGGTGTAATACTCGGTGATGTCGAAGTCCTCTTTGGGCACGACACGCTCGTAAGGTTTGGTTTTCATCATCAGTTCGATGTCCGCACGGCGGATGAGTGACTTCTTGCCGCTGATGCGTGAAGCCCGAAGTTTGGATTCCTTTACCAATTTATATATGTATTGTCTGGTTACGCCCATCAACTTTGCTGCTTGGGCAAAAGAGAAGAAATCCTGTCCCTCGGCGGCTTGTCGAGGTTGTAGCAACTCTTGCGAGCGTTTCAACTGCCGCTTGCGTTCCCGGATGCGTTCTTTGTAGCTAAGATTGGAACACTGATGGCTACAATAGCAGGTCGTTGTCTTTTGGGCTATAAATGGCTTTCCACACCATTGGCAAATTCTTTTTACTTCCATGTTGTTTTCTCCATATTTTTAGTGAAACCATATAATTTTAATTTCGCTTTTTGTCTACCTATGTAAACCATTGTCAACACATGTTGTTGACTACCTCAGTGTGACAGCGGGGACAAACCCCAATTTGTTTCGCGGTAGAAATACGGTAGAAAAATATGGTGAACAACACTATCCAATCGCTATGAACTGGATTTTTGGCAAACAAAAAAGCCGCTGAATTTCAGCGACTTCATTACAGTTGGTTCTAATTCGTTGCGTTTAATTGCGATATATCATTTCCCGATGCAAAATTTCGAAAAGATATTTTGAAGGACTTCGTCGGGGACGATGGCGCCGCGGGCGGTGATGGAACCGAGAGCGTGGATGACCTGGCGGATCTCTTCGCTCAACAAGTCGGCGGGAAGCCCGTTGCCCAAGCCGTCGAGAGCCCGATCGAGAGCCTCGCGGGCCGTCGTGAGGGCTTCGTAATGGCGGCTGTTCGAAACGACCGGATCGCCGTGGTAGAGTGCGTCGGTATCGACTGCCCGGCGCAGGGCTTCGCACAGCCGGTCGAGACCCGTGCCCTGTTTCGCCGAGATGCCGATGATGTTTTCGGGAAGCGTCAGCGACGCGGGAGCCCGGTCGATTTTGTTTGCGACGGTCAGGAGCTTCTGATCGGGACGGAGCGCGAAATCGGGCTCGGGAACCGCGGCTGCGAGGGCCGAAGCGTCAATCAGGTGGATGACGAGCTGCGCCCGCCGGATGCTCTCCATCGTGCGTTCGATGCCCATGCGTTCCAGGCGGTCGTCGGTCGAGCGGATGCCCGCCGTGTCGAGGAACCGGAAAAGGATGCCGCCGATGTTGGCCCGCTCCTCGATCACGTCGCGCGTCGTGCCGGCGATTTCCGAGACCATCGCGCGCTCCTCGTTGAGCAGGCGGTTCAGCAGCGTCGATTTTCCTACGTTCGGGGCTCCGGCGATCGCCACGGCGACACCCTCCTTGATGGCGTTGCCCAGCGAAAACGAACTGCGCAGGCGGTCGATCTCGGCTCCGATGCGCTGCATTGTCTCGCGCAGTGCCGTCCGGTCGGCGAACTCCACGTCCTCCTCCGAAAAGTCCAGTTCCAGTTCCAGCAGCGAGGTGAGGTTCAGGAGTTTGTCGCGCAGGCGTTCCAGCTCGTCGGAATACCCGCCGCGCATCTGCGTCGAGGCCAGCGCATGCGCCGCGCGCGACGAGGCGGCAATGGTGTCGGCCACGGCTTCGGCCTGCGAAAGATCGAGCTTCCCGGCCAGATAGGCCCGTATGGTGAACTCCCCGGGCTGGGCCATGCGTCCGCCCGCGGCGGTCAGCAGACGGAGGATTTCCGATACGATGTAGGACGATCCGTGACACGAGATTTCGACCGAATCCTCGCCCGTGTAGGAGTGCGGCGCACGGAACACCGTGGCCAGCACGTCGTCCACGATGCGGTCGCCGTCCATGATCTCTCCGTAGTGCACCGTGTATCCGTCGGCTTCGGCGAGCGGCTTCCGGCCCCGGAACACCCGGTCGCAGAGGGCGAAAGCCTCCCGGCCGCTCACGCGGACGACTGCGATGGCCCCTCCTGCGGCGGTTGCGGGGGCGACGATGGTATCGTGATCGGGAATC of the Alistipes senegalensis JC50 genome contains:
- a CDS encoding virulence RhuM family protein, with the protein product MAKNIEIRNSTAEFLIFMLEGKEDGIQVMYKCETIWATQKAISQLFDVGVPAISKHLKKIFESGELVENSVVSILETTASDGKNYNTTFYNLDAIISVGYRVNSVRATQFRQWCTFVLRQFAIRGYVLDHKRMENGSFLGVDYFEHLLAEIREIRLSERRFYQKLTDIYATAIDYNKDAPTTRLFFKKVQNKMHYAVHGHTAAELIVERANADKEHMGLTTWENAPNGKIVKTDVSVAKNYLREKELEEMGRIVNASLDMAESMAMRHIPMTMEDWAKRIDKFINLFDGPILQDSGKVSAEYAKEFAESEFEKYRVIQDRLFQSDFDRFEDNSLPPLDVE
- a CDS encoding plasmid mobilization protein, which encodes MKENTENSLGSSNETRCVFIGAKVTPRQKEHIKSLAAQCGMTVSDYILSCAYNFKPKARLTKEEAALLQNLDNCRSDLVKYTSALHGMSTKQRMIMFNQIPFMVGWLKELGNVAESVCQFLNAVKEHNKIPSNAKSEEE
- a CDS encoding helix-turn-helix domain-containing protein, whose translation is MEKLLTEKFSQQYETKENTHVPMTVQEACNYLKMPLSTFYYKVKKDDIPVIKQGKHLYIYRDELDRWLESSRRNPAPQSFEEENESMLASHRRKPNSKNW
- a CDS encoding tyrosine-type recombinase/integrase, translating into MNDCKTVTLRTRPLKNRMLSFYLDYYPGYRDKETMKVIRHESLGIYVYANPRNKREQNFNEVMTEKAEAIRCRRFESVVNERYDFFDRYKLKADFLEYYRKQLRKHDQKWEFVYLHFRNFVHDKCTFEEIDIDLCNKFREYLLSAKKLRRNGPITRNSASGYWSTFRGFLKILYRNGMIKTNVNDFLEKIETEDVMKEALSVEELYKLAETPCKKPILKIASLFACMTSLRISDILALYWEDIVDYSAGGKCVHIITQKNKAEDIIPISEEALGLIGYSSEKKGLVFKGLMRSWTQIPMKEWIRSAGITKDITFHSYRRTFASLQAAAGTDIRTIQSIMAHKSITTTQRYIKVVDANKREASKKITLTRKD
- a CDS encoding helix-turn-helix domain-containing protein, which codes for MEVKRICQWCGKPFIAQKTTTCYCSHQCSNLSYKERIRERKRQLKRSQELLQPRQAAEGQDFFSFAQAAKLMGVTRQYIYKLVKESKLRASRISGKKSLIRRADIELMMKTKPYERVVPKEDFDITEYYTAEEIAQKYKVNAKWVWTYTRQHKVPKVRIRQFNYYSKKHIDAAFAKYEVDSDLTEWYTPEEIQEKYGMTRIAIRSHVYRNNIPSKKEHGQIYYSKLHFDLSKSSAEESKAEYYTVKEAMEKFKLSRNSVYNILQFHQISREKNGRFVRFLKVDFDRVMGVRK
- the mnmE gene encoding tRNA uridine-5-carboxymethylaminomethyl(34) synthesis GTPase MnmE, which codes for MIPDHDTIVAPATAAGGAIAVVRVSGREAFALCDRVFRGRKPLAEADGYTVHYGEIMDGDRIVDDVLATVFRAPHSYTGEDSVEISCHGSSYIVSEILRLLTAAGGRMAQPGEFTIRAYLAGKLDLSQAEAVADTIAASSRAAHALASTQMRGGYSDELERLRDKLLNLTSLLELELDFSEEDVEFADRTALRETMQRIGAEIDRLRSSFSLGNAIKEGVAVAIAGAPNVGKSTLLNRLLNEERAMVSEIAGTTRDVIEERANIGGILFRFLDTAGIRSTDDRLERMGIERTMESIRRAQLVIHLIDASALAAAVPEPDFALRPDQKLLTVANKIDRAPASLTLPENIIGISAKQGTGLDRLCEALRRAVDTDALYHGDPVVSNSRHYEALTTAREALDRALDGLGNGLPADLLSEEIRQVIHALGSITARGAIVPDEVLQNIFSKFCIGK